A stretch of the Larimichthys crocea isolate SSNF unplaced genomic scaffold, L_crocea_2.0 scaffold5830, whole genome shotgun sequence genome encodes the following:
- the LOC109137669 gene encoding LOW QUALITY PROTEIN: histone H2A-beta, sperm (The sequence of the model RefSeq protein was modified relative to this genomic sequence to represent the inferred CDS: inserted 1 base in 1 codon; deleted 1 base in 1 codon) → MGDSLADPLLIVKSPPKIQSGPSVKTCFLESNFENEWRGKTGGKARAKAKTRPRAGLQFPXGRVHRLRYGNYAARVGAVPRLSGRPCWSYLTAEILELAGNAARDNKKTRIIPRHLQLAVRNDEELNQLLGGVTIARSGGCAAHIQLFFAKRPRSRQSK, encoded by the exons TAAAGAGTCCGCCCAAAATCCAAAGCGGCCCCTCTGTGAAAACCTGTTTTCTG GAAAGTAACTTTGAAAATGAGTGGCGAGGGAAAACCGGTGGCAAAGCCAGAGCTAAGGCAAAGACCCGTCCCCGTGCCGGGCTTCAGTTCC TCGGCCGTGTCCACAGGCTGCGCTACGGCAACTATGCCGCGCGTGTTGGAGCGGTGCCCCGTCTATCTGGGCGGCCGTGCTGGAGTTACCTGACCGCTGAGATCCTGGAGTTGGCTGGAAACGCTGCCCGCGACAACAAGAAGACTCGTATCATCCCCCGTCACCTGCAGCTGGCTGTCCGCAACGACGAGGAGCTCAACCAACTGCTGGGCGGAGTG ACCATCGCTCGCAGTGGCGGGTGTGCTGCCCACATCCAGCTGTTCTTTGCCAAGAGACCGAGAAGCCGCCAGTCCAAGTAA